The following are encoded in a window of Limibacter armeniacum genomic DNA:
- a CDS encoding pyruvate kinase, with protein sequence MQIIEQEKLDLIVKRIDDIYKQLLKVEKSFSQELKQVHSVHVASAYNLMHYVAMRSFDVRALQKLLSMLGLSSLGRSESHVLASIKALSESVNLLCAEERLKIRKPRVSFQDGENLLNEHAQQLLGVAPEERSVRIMVTMPSSIAEDYGEVEAMLRQGMNIARVNCAHDDVHVWKKMVGNIRKASREVGKDCHILMDLAGPKLRTSPLEPGPSILSWRPDRDETGEIVAPALIWLAPPSILPDAEADEDGILPVPEKWVKLLQEGDIIHFHDRRGKKRQLVVRKIEENGVWATAKETAYIEPGIKLRVVREGKKIKSCKVGAIPPIERPIVLYVGDTLLITKDALEGRPAIEGKKGKVTSPAMVGCPLPEIYQAVKKGEIVRLDDGKIEGVVRKVSKDLIELEITQAKEKGSKLKAEKGINFPQTQIQLSGLTPKDIEDLDFVAKHADIVSLSFVQEPSDVEKLYEELRKRDATDLGIVLKIETQKGFQQLTRLLLAAMKNKKVGVMIARGDLAVEHGWVRMAEIQEEILWLCEAAHIPVIWATQVLEGLAKKGLPSRAEITDAAMAQRAECVMLNKGPYIQSAIAMLEEILVAMERNQNKKTALLRKLSVAKNLLTDSR encoded by the coding sequence ATGCAAATCATAGAACAGGAAAAACTGGATCTGATCGTAAAGCGTATTGATGATATTTATAAGCAGTTACTCAAAGTAGAAAAGTCCTTTTCACAAGAGCTGAAGCAGGTTCATTCAGTTCATGTTGCAAGTGCCTACAACCTGATGCACTATGTGGCCATGAGAAGTTTTGATGTCAGGGCACTTCAAAAATTACTTTCTATGCTTGGTTTGTCCTCTTTAGGGCGATCGGAAAGCCACGTGTTGGCAAGTATTAAAGCACTTTCTGAGAGTGTGAATTTATTGTGCGCAGAAGAGCGACTTAAAATCAGAAAACCCAGAGTCAGTTTTCAGGATGGTGAAAATTTGCTTAATGAGCATGCACAGCAGCTTTTGGGGGTAGCTCCTGAAGAACGGTCAGTCAGAATTATGGTAACAATGCCTAGTAGTATTGCAGAGGATTATGGTGAAGTGGAGGCGATGTTAAGACAAGGGATGAATATCGCGCGTGTCAATTGTGCCCATGATGATGTCCATGTTTGGAAAAAAATGGTTGGCAATATACGGAAGGCAAGTCGGGAAGTTGGGAAAGATTGCCATATCCTGATGGACTTGGCAGGCCCTAAACTGAGAACAAGCCCTTTGGAGCCTGGACCTAGCATTTTGAGTTGGAGACCTGACCGTGATGAAACAGGTGAAATAGTAGCACCTGCCTTGATATGGTTGGCTCCTCCCAGTATTTTGCCGGATGCCGAAGCGGACGAAGATGGAATATTACCTGTTCCTGAAAAGTGGGTAAAGCTGTTGCAAGAGGGAGATATAATCCACTTTCATGATCGAAGAGGTAAAAAGCGCCAACTCGTTGTTCGAAAAATAGAAGAAAATGGTGTGTGGGCAACAGCTAAAGAGACTGCTTACATAGAGCCAGGCATAAAATTGAGGGTAGTAAGGGAAGGGAAAAAAATCAAATCATGTAAAGTGGGGGCAATTCCTCCTATTGAGCGTCCGATTGTTTTGTATGTGGGTGATACGTTGTTGATCACCAAAGATGCCCTCGAAGGTAGGCCTGCCATTGAAGGGAAAAAAGGTAAGGTAACCTCTCCGGCCATGGTTGGATGTCCGTTGCCGGAAATATACCAAGCAGTGAAAAAGGGAGAGATTGTCAGGTTGGATGATGGGAAGATAGAAGGAGTAGTTCGTAAGGTGTCCAAGGACTTGATTGAGTTGGAAATCACACAGGCAAAAGAGAAAGGGTCCAAACTGAAAGCAGAAAAGGGGATTAATTTTCCCCAAACTCAGATTCAGCTGAGTGGGTTAACTCCTAAAGATATAGAGGACTTGGACTTTGTAGCAAAACATGCAGATATCGTCAGCCTGTCATTTGTTCAGGAGCCTTCAGATGTTGAAAAGTTGTATGAGGAACTTAGGAAAAGAGATGCGACAGACCTTGGGATTGTCTTAAAAATAGAGACACAAAAAGGGTTTCAACAGTTGACAAGATTGCTTTTGGCTGCCATGAAAAACAAAAAGGTAGGGGTGATGATTGCTAGAGGGGATTTGGCTGTGGAGCATGGTTGGGTGAGGATGGCAGAAATTCAGGAAGAAATACTATGGCTTTGTGAAGCCGCCCACATACCTGTAATATGGGCAACGCAAGTGTTAGAAGGATTGGCCAAGAAGGGATTACCTTCCCGAGCAGAAATTACGGATGCTGCCATGGCCCAGAGAGCAGAATGTGTTATGCTTAATAAGGGGCCTTATATACAAAGTGCAATTGCGATGTTGGAGGAAATATTGGTGGCAATGGAGCGAAACCAGAATAAAAAAACAGCTTTGCTTCGAAAGCTTTCTGTGGCCAAAAACCTTTTGACAGATAGTAGGTAG
- a CDS encoding FKBP-type peptidyl-prolyl cis-trans isomerase, with protein sequence MKAKENHVLTICYELREDTAQGPLLEVMNVKYPFIFLFGTGSLLPAFEANLEGLEEGEQFEFTLEVEEAYGHPNELNIVDVPISAFYIDGKLANDLLQTGTPVSINDDSGQLHHGKVVSHSNSTVKVDFNHAMAGKRLHFFGQVLKIRKATADEIVRKHYIPDDIR encoded by the coding sequence ATGAAAGCAAAAGAAAACCATGTACTTACAATCTGTTATGAACTCCGTGAAGATACAGCTCAAGGACCATTACTTGAAGTGATGAATGTCAAGTATCCTTTTATTTTTCTCTTTGGAACTGGCTCATTACTGCCTGCTTTTGAAGCTAACCTGGAAGGACTTGAAGAAGGTGAACAATTTGAGTTTACACTGGAAGTGGAGGAAGCATACGGTCACCCAAATGAGTTGAATATTGTGGATGTTCCTATTTCGGCTTTTTACATTGACGGTAAGCTTGCCAATGACTTACTCCAGACTGGTACACCCGTTTCTATCAATGATGATTCGGGACAGCTCCATCATGGAAAAGTTGTTTCGCATAGCAACAGTACAGTCAAGGTGGATTTCAACCATGCCATGGCAGGGAAAAGGCTACACTTTTTTGGACAGGTTCTGAAAATCAGGAAGGCTACCGCTGATGAGATCGTCCGCAAGCACTATATCCCTGATGATATCCGATAG
- a CDS encoding SpoIIE family protein phosphatase — MRMTVLDRLRCIACLLLFGCLTGFFTQVQAQNFKTYLYNKDNGLNSEQVRDIAKDSLGYLWLATDAGLVKYGGQELESFEGQPLALDYFKSLLRRKDGSLIALSDNNLIKVNVSPTDLSFETLLKGQNVPSDSALYYGKSLYEDSQRQLWVADAYRIFRLNGDGSFDFFSMDERNAADDVLKSYTFTEDKNGNLYAINYNGFAYRFDGSTFKEIENTSLPKQIQFVLHEDGNKFIVCSFDKGLGVWEVSDKGKTKYTTIDKNIDPTHAVKMADGSIWISTATTGMHVLNTVGNKYTLSRHAQIGIYNAYFMLVDGHNIWTATNQGLRQYQQLPFKSLAGEHTDGYIQHIVQSSNGQVYFTDGLSVYEGNITVNGDFHLARKADTKGNTFIRLLPSGKGIWASDTQGTLTYWEDGQKIRTIDLTDLGKAIYIIEKDSQGNLWICQDDVYGPIRVDGNGRPKVFGSEDGIFGNIIVMKQTPSGVLYAGGSSVDGYLFRYNAKKGEFENLSQPLDFLNNTTFEITDIAELSDKSLVLGTSQGVLHYKDDKVTLIDLGQDTRRSVKGLAVDPVSGDLWIAGSTGLICVDLQTQEVILFSEKDGMSAYTFNNRTLMTDLQGNIYGGTTAGIIIGSNFDRMLPTQTPILQYGESNGKKYKLQEGNEVAESNYLRVFFDIPAFPRQNVSLEMRILGKDNKWIPVNSTDEYVQIDNLSPRSYTLQLRARAAGNNFWSTPAVYHFSVYKQWYLTWWAISIYCVGFALLIVLIVKLNLYRINREKRKLEEMVNNRTHEVELQAQELTSKNKELNSALNRLKRSEAILNHNAQELESAKKDAEKGASKLMEQNLKLEESARTVREQNMELTDHRDQIIKQSNKLKDQQELLAKQHENMMSSVNYARRIQRALLGEPEDVETKVRNLGEEWDSFILFKPRDIVSGDFYWFTEKGGRYIIAAGDCTGHGIPGAFMSLIGNDLLHQIVHERGILEPSRILKSMHIMIQKALHQKDYESRDGMDISICIINPRLNTLAFAGAGNPLYYVPRNNPTEMMVVKGQHHGVGGKDYKGRRREFKTHVLRIEDVDTFYIFSDGYIDQFGGREGRKLMSRNFRRMLFDMHTKACEEQRTGLDEFLKQWTADGHFKQVDDILVVGVKCQPFEYAQPDHADEELSAEAMDKNLIM, encoded by the coding sequence ATGAGAATGACAGTGCTTGACAGGCTCAGATGCATCGCATGCCTGCTACTTTTTGGATGCCTTACAGGTTTTTTCACACAAGTGCAGGCTCAGAACTTTAAGACATACCTTTACAACAAGGACAATGGACTCAATAGTGAACAAGTAAGGGACATCGCAAAGGACTCTCTTGGTTACCTTTGGCTTGCCACAGATGCTGGCTTAGTCAAATATGGTGGACAGGAACTGGAATCCTTTGAGGGGCAACCCTTGGCGTTGGACTACTTTAAGTCATTACTTCGTCGTAAAGATGGTTCACTTATCGCTTTATCAGACAACAACCTGATTAAGGTGAATGTCAGTCCTACTGACCTTAGTTTCGAAACACTTCTAAAAGGTCAGAATGTACCTTCAGACAGTGCCCTTTATTATGGAAAAAGTCTTTATGAAGATAGCCAACGTCAGCTTTGGGTAGCGGATGCCTATCGTATCTTCCGTCTAAACGGAGATGGCTCATTTGACTTTTTCAGTATGGATGAGCGCAACGCTGCTGATGATGTTCTGAAGTCCTACACATTTACAGAGGACAAAAACGGTAACTTATATGCAATCAACTACAATGGTTTTGCTTACCGTTTTGATGGCTCAACTTTTAAGGAAATCGAGAATACTTCCCTGCCTAAACAAATTCAATTCGTTTTGCATGAGGATGGTAATAAGTTTATTGTTTGCAGCTTTGATAAAGGTCTAGGTGTTTGGGAAGTAAGTGATAAAGGAAAGACCAAATACACGACAATTGATAAAAACATCGACCCTACTCATGCGGTAAAAATGGCTGATGGTTCGATCTGGATCAGTACTGCTACTACCGGTATGCACGTACTGAATACAGTAGGAAATAAATACACACTGTCAAGACATGCGCAAATTGGTATATACAATGCCTACTTCATGCTGGTTGATGGTCATAATATCTGGACAGCTACCAACCAAGGTTTGCGTCAGTACCAGCAACTGCCATTCAAATCACTCGCAGGTGAACACACAGACGGATACATTCAACACATTGTTCAAAGCAGCAACGGTCAGGTTTACTTCACTGATGGTTTGAGTGTCTATGAAGGTAACATCACAGTCAATGGCGATTTTCATTTGGCACGTAAAGCGGATACAAAAGGTAATACCTTCATTCGTCTCCTACCTTCAGGAAAAGGCATTTGGGCTTCAGATACACAAGGAACGCTTACCTATTGGGAAGACGGACAAAAAATAAGAACTATTGACCTTACAGACTTGGGTAAAGCCATTTATATCATTGAGAAAGACAGCCAAGGTAACTTATGGATCTGTCAGGATGATGTTTACGGCCCTATACGAGTTGATGGTAATGGACGCCCAAAAGTATTTGGTAGTGAAGACGGTATCTTCGGTAATATCATTGTAATGAAACAAACTCCTTCAGGAGTTCTTTATGCAGGTGGTAGCTCAGTTGATGGTTACCTATTCCGTTACAACGCTAAGAAAGGTGAATTCGAGAACCTCAGTCAGCCACTTGATTTTCTGAATAACACCACTTTTGAAATTACTGATATCGCTGAACTGTCTGACAAGTCTTTGGTTTTAGGTACTTCCCAAGGTGTCCTTCACTACAAAGATGACAAGGTTACGCTGATTGATCTAGGACAAGACACTCGCCGCTCTGTAAAAGGATTGGCAGTTGACCCTGTTTCAGGTGACCTTTGGATTGCGGGTAGTACTGGGTTGATTTGTGTGGACCTACAAACACAGGAAGTCATCCTCTTCTCAGAAAAGGATGGTATGAGTGCCTACACATTCAACAATAGAACACTGATGACAGACCTTCAAGGTAATATCTATGGAGGTACAACTGCTGGTATCATCATTGGTTCCAACTTTGATCGAATGTTACCTACGCAAACACCAATTCTACAATACGGTGAAAGCAACGGTAAAAAATATAAACTTCAAGAAGGCAATGAGGTTGCCGAAAGCAACTACTTAAGGGTATTTTTTGATATCCCAGCATTCCCAAGACAGAATGTTTCCTTAGAAATGAGGATACTCGGCAAGGACAACAAATGGATCCCTGTTAACAGTACAGACGAGTATGTTCAGATTGACAACCTTTCGCCTCGCTCTTATACACTTCAACTGAGAGCCAGAGCGGCTGGTAACAACTTCTGGAGTACGCCAGCTGTTTACCATTTCAGTGTATATAAGCAATGGTACCTTACTTGGTGGGCGATATCCATCTACTGTGTCGGTTTCGCGCTGCTTATCGTGTTGATTGTAAAATTGAACCTTTACAGAATCAACCGAGAGAAAAGAAAGCTGGAGGAAATGGTAAATAACCGTACTCATGAGGTAGAGCTGCAAGCACAAGAGTTGACTTCTAAGAACAAAGAACTGAACTCTGCCCTGAACAGGCTTAAACGCTCAGAGGCCATCCTGAACCATAACGCACAGGAACTGGAATCTGCAAAGAAAGATGCTGAAAAGGGTGCTTCGAAACTGATGGAGCAAAACTTGAAGCTTGAAGAATCTGCAAGAACGGTAAGAGAACAGAACATGGAGCTGACCGATCACCGTGACCAGATTATCAAGCAGAGTAACAAGTTGAAAGATCAGCAGGAACTACTCGCCAAGCAGCACGAAAACATGATGAGTAGTGTCAACTACGCCAGAAGAATACAGAGAGCCTTACTAGGTGAGCCTGAAGATGTTGAAACCAAAGTCCGAAACCTTGGAGAAGAATGGGACTCATTTATCCTGTTTAAGCCAAGGGATATCGTAAGTGGTGACTTCTACTGGTTTACTGAAAAAGGTGGTCGTTATATTATCGCAGCGGGTGACTGTACTGGTCATGGTATCCCAGGAGCCTTCATGTCCCTGATCGGTAATGACTTGTTACACCAGATTGTACACGAACGTGGTATCCTTGAACCAAGCCGTATTCTGAAGTCAATGCACATCATGATTCAGAAAGCACTGCACCAAAAAGATTACGAGAGCCGTGATGGTATGGATATCTCAATCTGTATCATCAACCCTAGGCTAAATACCTTGGCATTTGCAGGTGCGGGTAACCCACTTTATTATGTACCAAGAAATAATCCTACGGAAATGATGGTGGTAAAAGGACAACACCATGGTGTAGGTGGTAAGGATTATAAAGGAAGACGTAGAGAGTTTAAAACTCACGTACTGAGAATTGAGGATGTAGATACATTCTATATCTTCTCTGATGGATACATTGACCAGTTCGGTGGTAGAGAAGGTCGAAAACTAATGAGTAGAAACTTCCGCCGCATGTTGTTCGATATGCACACCAAGGCCTGCGAAGAGCAGAGAACGGGTCTGGATGAGTTCCTGAAACAATGGACTGCAGATGGGCACTTCAAACAGGTCGATGATATTCTGGTTGTCGGTGTGAAATGTCAACCATTTGAATATGCACAACCTGACCATGCTGATGAAGAGCTGTCAGCTGAAGCAATGGACAAGAACCTGATTATGTAA
- a CDS encoding M1 family metallopeptidase gives MKHHILSILFLSVMFFTSCDSANNTLQNNEKLVSGVSKSLAEKRAAAIHDLQYNLFFNIPASPDEPIDASVTIKGKTDTNFPLILDFREDPSKIKEVLNNGKPVKYRFEKGHIILKQSSKEINLTIKFEAGTSSLNRNEDFLYTLLVPDRASTVFPCFDQPDLKAVFKLSLEVPQNWEVLSGGNIETQSSKDVTNRVVYGFAPTSPVSTYLFSFVAGKFQRVSMTRRGRTIQLIHRETDKEKVRRNLSEIFNLHFKSIEWMEDYTGIAMPFQKLDCAIIPSFQYGGMEHIGAIQYRADQIFLDEAPPQQKLLRRASLIAHEVTHMWFGNLVTMKWFDDVWLKEVFANFFAAKIVNPSFPNLNHDLRFLMYHQPSAYSEDRTAGSHPIQQHLDNLKDAGSLYGQIIYKKAPVVMRQLEMILGESKFRKGMIEYLRLYAYGNATWDDLIDIMDKQTNVNLYEWSAAWVKAAGMPHIRTEATMGEDGTLDSIQLVQLRTTPEHHYWQQTVKAVVFVDDQIKAVNMVINDSIQKLNLPKSIQHYDCLLPDGSGVGYGYFELDAKSRNYLLEKLHLIPVSTYRGTALLILWEEMLNNNITPQQLMDSLMLFLQKESNILNKERMLSYIHTIFWKFFNPRQRSYFAIPLETQLWISIQKASNAGEKSTFFKSYSEIAYSDKAIEKLQKIWQNELVINDLPLSERDHAELALELAVRNLKYADNILYKQLEDLSNPDYRKRFRFMIPALAKSQLTRDNFFEQLKDKANREHEPWVEEALYYLHHPLRANESRKYITPSLEMMEEIQQTGDIFFPKGWIQATLSGHSSKQAADEVRNFLEKHPDYPQSLRQKILQAADMLFRASEVKQE, from the coding sequence ATGAAACACCATATATTAAGCATATTATTTCTGTCTGTGATGTTTTTCACAAGTTGTGACTCCGCTAACAATACACTTCAGAACAATGAAAAACTGGTTTCAGGAGTATCAAAATCGCTCGCTGAAAAAAGGGCAGCAGCCATTCATGACCTTCAGTACAACCTGTTTTTCAACATCCCAGCTTCACCTGATGAACCTATTGATGCTTCTGTTACCATCAAGGGAAAGACAGACACTAACTTCCCATTGATATTGGATTTTAGGGAAGACCCTTCTAAAATCAAAGAAGTACTCAACAATGGAAAACCAGTAAAGTACCGGTTTGAAAAAGGGCACATTATTCTGAAACAATCCTCTAAAGAGATTAACCTCACCATTAAGTTTGAAGCGGGCACCTCTTCACTAAACCGTAATGAGGATTTCCTATATACCTTGCTAGTTCCTGACAGAGCTTCCACCGTTTTCCCTTGCTTTGACCAACCTGACTTAAAGGCAGTGTTCAAACTCTCTTTAGAAGTCCCTCAAAACTGGGAAGTTCTTTCCGGAGGAAACATAGAAACCCAATCTTCAAAAGACGTTACTAACCGTGTAGTATATGGCTTTGCTCCTACAAGCCCGGTAAGTACTTACCTATTCTCCTTTGTAGCAGGTAAATTTCAACGTGTATCAATGACTCGTCGAGGAAGGACTATTCAGTTGATACACCGTGAGACTGATAAAGAGAAAGTACGCAGAAACCTTTCTGAGATCTTTAACCTCCATTTCAAAAGCATTGAATGGATGGAAGACTATACAGGAATTGCCATGCCTTTTCAAAAACTGGATTGTGCCATTATTCCTTCGTTCCAATATGGAGGGATGGAACACATAGGCGCTATCCAGTATCGTGCGGACCAAATCTTTCTTGACGAGGCTCCTCCACAACAAAAACTATTGAGACGCGCAAGCCTGATTGCCCACGAAGTCACTCACATGTGGTTTGGAAACCTAGTGACCATGAAATGGTTTGATGATGTCTGGCTAAAGGAGGTCTTTGCCAACTTCTTTGCCGCTAAGATTGTAAACCCTAGCTTCCCTAACCTTAACCACGATCTGCGCTTTCTGATGTACCATCAGCCCTCTGCCTATTCAGAAGACAGAACAGCAGGCTCCCACCCTATACAACAACATTTGGATAACCTGAAAGATGCAGGTTCCCTTTATGGACAGATCATTTACAAAAAAGCACCAGTCGTGATGAGGCAACTGGAAATGATCTTGGGCGAGAGTAAGTTCAGAAAAGGAATGATCGAGTACCTCAGGCTTTATGCGTATGGCAATGCCACCTGGGATGACCTGATTGACATTATGGATAAACAAACCAATGTCAACCTCTATGAGTGGAGTGCTGCCTGGGTTAAAGCTGCTGGCATGCCTCATATCCGAACAGAAGCAACCATGGGAGAAGATGGAACATTGGACTCCATACAGCTAGTACAGTTAAGAACAACTCCTGAACACCATTATTGGCAGCAAACTGTCAAAGCTGTCGTATTTGTGGATGATCAGATTAAAGCTGTCAATATGGTTATCAATGACAGTATCCAAAAGCTAAACCTCCCTAAGAGTATACAACATTACGACTGTTTATTGCCTGATGGGTCTGGAGTGGGCTACGGCTATTTTGAGCTTGATGCCAAAAGCCGTAATTACCTGCTCGAAAAGCTGCACCTGATTCCTGTATCTACTTACAGGGGGACTGCCTTGCTTATCCTTTGGGAAGAAATGCTGAACAACAACATTACTCCACAGCAATTAATGGATTCGCTGATGCTATTCTTACAAAAAGAAAGTAATATACTGAACAAAGAAAGAATGCTCAGCTACATACACACCATTTTCTGGAAGTTTTTCAATCCAAGGCAGCGTAGTTACTTTGCTATTCCACTGGAAACGCAATTATGGATAAGCATTCAGAAAGCAAGTAATGCAGGGGAAAAATCCACTTTCTTTAAGTCATACAGTGAGATTGCCTACTCTGACAAAGCCATTGAAAAACTTCAAAAGATTTGGCAAAATGAGTTGGTCATCAATGACCTTCCTTTATCTGAAAGGGACCATGCAGAGTTAGCCTTGGAGCTTGCTGTCAGAAATCTCAAATATGCGGACAATATTCTTTACAAACAGTTGGAAGATTTGTCAAACCCTGATTACCGAAAACGCTTCAGGTTTATGATTCCTGCGTTAGCCAAAAGTCAACTGACAAGAGACAACTTCTTTGAACAACTAAAAGACAAGGCTAACAGGGAGCATGAGCCTTGGGTAGAAGAAGCTCTTTACTACTTACACCACCCACTCAGAGCCAATGAATCTAGAAAGTACATTACACCAAGTTTGGAAATGATGGAAGAAATTCAGCAGACAGGAGACATCTTCTTCCCAAAAGGTTGGATTCAAGCAACTTTAAGTGGTCACTCCTCTAAACAAGCTGCTGATGAAGTGCGTAATTTTCTAGAAAAACACCCTGATTATCCTCAGAGTCTCCGACAAAAAATCTTGCAGGCAGCTGATATGTTATTCAGGGCTTCAGAGGTCAAACAAGAATAA
- a CDS encoding peptidase domain-containing ABC transporter encodes MNATQFIPICERLAALIKHDYQGFKLEDQFHNSYDYQGNFDAFLEGLSNKAQKINMATLHNRVPKSELMELLRHSHFPILAFFRSEDHLTPVILHYDHKDATYTAYYYEGTQEYTTNHVDSIIRDLVTDLDDTVEYTAPVGLNPIVSDSESRLGKVSSPVSRLFALLNAEKRDIFYIYFYALIISVISLVLPVGVQAVIETIAGGVVFDSIALLIAIVVIATMVAGGLQIMQVTLVEIIQRRIFVKASLEITYRLPRMKVEAIMGHYAPELMNRFFDVLTIQKSLPKLLIDFSAAVLQILFGMILLSFYHPFFIVFGLVLIMILAVLFYMTGPKALEASLTESKYKYKVAHWLEEIARTLFSFKLAGHTSLPINKADHYTNNYLHYRKKLFQVMISQYTYIVIFKTLVTGGLLTIGTFLVINREISLGQFVASEIVIVLVLGAVEKLILNIDTIYHSLTAVEKIGNVTDIPLERKGGIYMPSSGKGMDIRIKDLSYTYPTNPKSKVINNLNLEIAAGERVCITGYNNSGKDTLVKLLSGFFESFEGVITMNNVSIRDVNLSSLRDNISKNVSEEELFDGTILENITMGRARVTHKDVVWALESVGLWDFVNAQPNGLQTEISAGGKVYSSSIASRFILARCIADKPKLLILNKALQEIEKRERLRIISFLMAKENPWTLICISGDPLLMTVSDKVIVMENGNIVCQGHYQDLLHEPKFTDCMIRPDDK; translated from the coding sequence ATGAACGCGACTCAATTTATTCCAATTTGTGAAAGACTAGCCGCACTTATTAAACATGATTATCAGGGATTCAAACTGGAAGACCAGTTTCACAATAGCTATGACTATCAGGGAAACTTTGATGCATTTTTAGAAGGGTTGTCGAATAAGGCACAGAAGATAAACATGGCTACTCTGCATAACAGAGTTCCTAAAAGCGAATTGATGGAACTGCTCCGTCACTCCCACTTCCCAATCCTTGCTTTTTTTAGGTCAGAAGACCACCTAACACCTGTAATTCTTCACTACGACCATAAGGATGCTACTTATACAGCCTATTATTATGAAGGCACACAGGAGTATACAACCAATCATGTTGACAGTATCATCAGGGACTTGGTTACAGATTTGGATGATACAGTTGAATACACAGCGCCTGTTGGATTGAATCCTATTGTTAGTGACAGTGAAAGCAGGTTAGGAAAAGTAAGTAGCCCAGTTTCTCGACTTTTTGCACTTCTGAATGCCGAAAAACGCGATATCTTCTACATCTATTTCTATGCACTTATTATCTCTGTAATCAGCTTGGTATTGCCTGTTGGTGTACAGGCTGTTATAGAAACTATTGCTGGAGGGGTTGTTTTCGATTCCATTGCCCTACTGATTGCCATTGTTGTCATTGCAACCATGGTAGCAGGGGGGTTACAGATTATGCAAGTTACCTTGGTGGAGATTATTCAACGGCGGATTTTTGTAAAAGCCTCCTTAGAAATCACCTACAGGTTGCCACGCATGAAGGTTGAGGCGATTATGGGACACTATGCTCCTGAACTGATGAACAGGTTTTTTGATGTACTGACGATTCAGAAGAGCTTACCTAAACTGCTGATTGACTTTTCAGCCGCAGTACTGCAAATTCTGTTCGGCATGATCCTGCTATCTTTCTACCACCCATTCTTTATTGTATTCGGACTGGTACTGATCATGATCTTGGCTGTGCTATTCTATATGACAGGTCCAAAGGCTTTGGAAGCCAGCCTTACAGAATCAAAATACAAATACAAGGTAGCTCACTGGCTGGAAGAGATTGCCCGTACGCTTTTCTCTTTCAAGCTTGCTGGACATACAAGTCTACCTATCAACAAGGCTGACCATTATACCAATAACTACCTGCACTACCGTAAAAAGCTTTTTCAGGTAATGATTAGTCAATATACCTATATCGTCATTTTCAAGACGCTCGTAACAGGTGGATTGCTAACCATTGGTACCTTCCTTGTCATCAACAGAGAGATCAGCTTGGGACAGTTTGTAGCTTCCGAAATCGTCATTGTACTCGTATTAGGTGCAGTAGAAAAACTGATTCTAAATATAGACACCATTTACCATTCACTGACTGCTGTAGAGAAGATTGGTAATGTGACTGATATTCCATTGGAGCGTAAAGGTGGTATTTATATGCCTAGCAGTGGAAAAGGAATGGATATTCGTATCAAGGACCTGTCCTATACCTATCCGACAAATCCAAAATCAAAGGTGATCAACAACCTGAACCTTGAAATCGCCGCAGGTGAGCGTGTCTGCATCACTGGTTATAACAATTCAGGAAAAGATACACTCGTCAAGTTACTGTCTGGCTTCTTCGAAAGTTTTGAAGGTGTCATTACCATGAACAATGTCTCTATCAGGGATGTTAACCTCAGTAGTTTACGTGATAACATTTCAAAGAATGTATCTGAAGAAGAACTGTTTGATGGTACCATCCTCGAAAACATTACGATGGGAAGGGCTCGTGTGACTCACAAGGATGTCGTATGGGCACTTGAAAGCGTTGGGCTTTGGGACTTTGTGAATGCACAACCAAACGGACTGCAAACTGAAATATCTGCTGGAGGTAAAGTTTACTCAAGCAGTATTGCCAGTAGGTTTATCTTGGCTAGGTGTATAGCAGACAAACCCAAACTTCTGATTCTCAATAAAGCATTACAGGAAATAGAAAAGCGTGAAAGATTGCGCATTATCAGCTTCCTGATGGCCAAAGAAAACCCTTGGACACTTATATGTATCTCTGGAGACCCACTGCTAATGACAGTCAGTGACAAGGTTATCGTAATGGAAAATGGAAATATCGTTTGTCAGGGACACTATCAGGATTTGCTTCATGAGCCAAAGTTCACTGACTGTATGATCCGACCTGATGACAAATAA